The DNA region GCATTTTATTAAATTACCGtatatcccaaaaatttaagttaattgGAAATGACATATTCGGGCCATGCATGCCCCACGGCTGTAGTAGGAACTCTCTTTCAGATAAAGCAGGCTCTAATTGATGCTAAGCATTCTTGTTTTGTTGGTAATTTGGGTTTCACAGGGGAGAATTGGTTGACTTGTTTTAGAAAATATCATTagggctttctttttctttgtatgCGAGAGCTAATGCTCATGTCTCTATTTTGTGAGCAGACTCATTTTTAAACTGGACGAACTTGGTTCAGAAATAGCACAGATTGCATTGCCAGCTGCACTGGCTTTGACAGCTGACCCAATTGCTTCTCTAGTTGACACAGCATTCATTGGACAAATAGGTATTTCCATTTCTCTTTACTGTTATTGCTTGGCCTATGAGACATGGCACTGAATGAGAAATCATCTTCCTTCACCATTCCATCCTTATGTTTCTGCGTTGTTTACTTTTATGAAATTTTGGTAACTCTTGTGCTTCTGCAGTtgccctattttttttttaatgcaaattaaTAATGTTGAGGACAGCCTAACACATTACATGTCAGTAAGATTGGCCCATTAGCAGACTGTAATAGTTGACAACGCAGCTTGTATTTGTGATTGGACCAAAAAAAATCTGGATATCATTCTAGATATTATTATACTTGTGTCTCAGAGACCATTGTTTTTGAAGAAACTGAGTAATGAAGTTGCCTTAACCCATACAGGTCCAGTGGAGCTTGCTGCTGTAGGCGTTTCGATTGCTCTATTCAATCAGGCATCAAGGATTGCAATATTCCCACTTGTCAGTGTCACAACCTCTTTTGTTGCAGAGGAAGATGCCATTGGAAGTGTGAGCCCTGAAGCTCAAGATTGTGAATACTTGGAAACAGGTTCAACAACAAACAGTGAACATAAAGAGTTGATACCAAAAAAAGGTAtgttttccattttctattGTTTCACTCTTTATTCATTCTTAACAATATACATTGGTTTTCCTCTTTTTGTATATTGGATCCTTTTTATTGGTTTCACAAGCTATCTATGTAAGTTGGTATAGTAAACATGTATAGTCCTTTTGATCTTCTTTGTCAGGTACATATGAGAATGCATACAAGTCAAGTGTCGGTAGCTTCGATATAGTTAAGATTGAGAATGAAAGAAGGCATATTCCGTCTGCCTCGTCAGCATTGGTCATTGGCGGCATACTTGGCCTCATACAGGCCATATTCCTAATATTTGGAGCAAAGCCTCTGTTAAATTTCATGGGAGTCGGTTCCGTAAGTTCTTTCGGTTAAAGTAACAAATAACTCTTGCACTTGTGCTCGATTGTCTTATTAGTTTCCTTGTGTTTCCTTGAATATCAAGTATAATGGCATTGcgctattattattttttttttataggattcACCTATGCTAACCCCTGCGCACCAGTACTTAACATTGAGGTCACTTGGTGCCCCTGCTGTTCTTCTCTCATTGGCCATGCAAGGGGTATTTCGCGGATTTAAGGATACAAAAACACCTTTATATGCCACTGGTATACCTTAACAAACTGGAATACttcaattttgatttgattatttcaacatataaaaaatattctgatttttttttaatcttgtaTACTATAGTGGCAGGAGATGTAACAAACATAATACTAGACCcaatatttatatttgttttccgGCTGGGTGTCAGCGGGGCAGCCATTGCCCATGTTATATCTCAGTAGGTCCTTTTTAACGTTTGTCCACATTTAAAATTGACAGGGGACTTGCCTCTAATGGTTTAACATTTTTATGGTTGTTATAGGTACCTCATTTCAGTTATACTCTTGTGGAGATTAATGGCAAAAGTTGATCTCTTGCCTCCAAGTATCAAACATCTGCAATTTGGTCGATTTCTTAAAAATGGTAAGGATCTAATTGTAATGTTTACCAAAAAACTAGACACTATCTTTAAcctaaaatttcttaaatttgtCCATTGAGGTTCCTCACTCTCCCAATGTACAGCCCAAGGTATTGTATGATATTCATGCAATCCCAGAGGTGTTCCATCTTGTTAGATGGAGCAGTGGCTGTaggaaatttgaatgaaaattaaGTAATATCCATTTCATTGGGAAAAGACAAATCATAATTTACTAGATCCACAATGAGGTTGTTCCTGGTTTTTATCTGCCTTTTATTCATGTTTGCGTTAGCTGATGTTCTTAAGATTGGTGAAATTTTACATGATAGCTTATTTGGTACAATCTCGTTCCACCATTGCCTTTTGTTAGTCCATGTTTCTTAGTTGACATTGTGATCAGTATCTAAAATAGAGAAGTTATATTTGATCGAGAATGATAGTACCAAAGGATTTTAATCAGGAAGCTCAATGAAAAGTTATAATCCTTTATAAATATCTTGACGCTTGATtgtctcaaaatattttttggcctCTTCATTAAAGCTTTCCACCCATTTCAGATGAGAGAATTTTTAGCTTAACATTAGATATGGTTATTTTAATAGATTGCACCATTAGATGATTAAACAatgattgaaattttaaagttgatacCCCAttagtcttttctttttttgtgctTGAACTCCAGGGTTTCTACTATTATTGAGGGTCATTGCTGTGACATTCTGTGTGACTCTGGCCGCATCAATGGCTGCACGCCAGGGATCAACATCCATGGCTGCATTTCAAGTCTGCTTGCAGATTTGGTTGGCAACATCACTTCTTGCTGATGGCTTAGCTGTTGCTGGACAGGTTAGCAATGATTTCTTAATTGGCTGAATCTACtgaaaaattaatgtttttgcaCATATCTTCATCTCTTCTCAAAGCATTGGATGAAGTAGAGTGCCAATATGCCAAGAAACCATGAAAGGCCTAAAGAGATGAAGATaaataaagcaataaacatTAGCATctccaatgtttttttttcttgtgcttCATAGCAAAAAACTTCTATAAAGCTAATCACGttgtatatttaatttttagtagaGTTCTGTAATAATAACTTGACATTTTTAGGCAGTAGCTAAATACTGTTATGCAATTTTGTCTTTGGTTTTCTGAGATCTCCTCAACATGACTTCATGTGTACCAAATTCGCCTTTTCTGCAGCGTTTGCAAGACTATCTAATTCCAGATTGTTACTTGCCCAGCCTTTTGACTAAaggcctgtttggaattgcgtttgaagagcataaaagtgcttttaacattcaaaaaacccatttgaagaaaaaagtacttgtttggtaaaaaaattaaaagttttttttaatggtaaaaaaaacctaaaaatagttaaaacacacttttggcaaaaactaaaaaatgaagcttttgcccaaaagctctttttaacttaaaagctctatttctcaaatataatcccaaacagaccctaagaaAATGAGCATCAGTTATACTTTAGAAAGTAAAGAAAACTATAGTGTTTTTATCTCTCTGCCCCTTCTACAAGGATGCCAATCCTGGCTAATGATAGACCTTATGTTGTTTGAAGACTAAAGCCGTCAAAACCTTCTATAGATCTTAGCTGCAATCTTTTTCAGTGTTTTTATCTCTCTGCCCCTTCTACTTTTGATACTTTATCTCTCCATTGCTTTAGGTTCTTTTCTCTGAATTCACGTGTGCATATACTAAACTAGTAAACTTAAGTTGCTTTTCTATCTTTCAGGCAATACTTGCAAGTGCATTTGCAAAGAAAGATTATGACAAGGCTGAAGTGGCAGCATCCCGAGTATTGCAGGTGCTGTGtcatataatctttttatttttattttttcttttctacttcCCACGTCGGTGAATGCATCATGTCATATGTCAGAAGATCATACATGTCTTACTAATTTGATTGTTCTGCTAAGAGCCTGTGATGCACTTTTACTGCAGTTGGGATTGGTTCTTGGTTTGATGCTTGCCGTCATACTTGGAGTGGGACTGCGTTTTGGAGCACGGTTATTTACGGACGATGTTAACGTCCTCCACCTCATTAGTATAGGCATTCCGGTACTCCTTATGTCAGAAACCAGTAAAAGCACTTTTGCACTTTTGAACTGTTTGATCCCAAATAATCCAGGagcaactttttcttttctttttttttttcatttcagtTTGTTGCAGCTACTCAACCCATCAATGCCTTGGCCTTTGTTTTTGATGGCATCAACTTCGGAGCATCTGATTTTGCATATTCAGCTTACTCCATGGCAAGTCTATAGTCCTTTCCCATTCTAAGAAAACATAACACAATTGTTATGATAACatgaagaaaacataaaaacatgaCATTCTTCTTTCTCCAGATAATGGTGGCTATTATGAGCATTCTATGTCTATTTATTCTCTCCTCCAGTCATGGATTCATTGGTCTCTGGCTTGCGCTGACAATCTACATGAGTCTTCGAGCATTTGCCGGGTTTTGGAGGTAATTTTCCTGATTAGTATATATCCTCCCTGTCAAATGGCCATGAGGTTACTAAGAAAAAGTGTGGTTCTTGCCATTAAAACCAAATTCAAGCttactgttttctttttatcaaataaagaTTCTTATTAATCCTGTCCCACTCCATTTGCAGGATAGGAACAGGAACAGGTCCTTGGAAGTTTCTCCGGAGCTAAATGGACTTATGGCTTCCATATATAGCAAGTTGATCCATGATTTTATTCTCATGGAATCATTTTGTTGGGTTAGGTATCTTTCCTTGCTGCTTTCTGTGGCATGCTCCTCCATGCTTGGTTGACTGAAACATTATCTCCTCCTTGATACTTCTTTGTACAGAAAAACTGGAAAAATTTCATAACATGAATAcagagaaatgaaaaatagttACATGTTAATCAATATTAGGGAATGTTGTAATAATATTCTTTCAGGCGTCTGCAAGGCTTTTTAAGGCTTACCTTCACATTTTCTTCCCTCAACAATTTCTTCTCCTATGGTTTTGTATATTGCTACAGAAGGTGCTAACATGTTCTGGAAAAAATCTGCTCTAGCTTGCATGAAGGAAACAATCTCTATAATTGAACATAATACTATTGATTGAATCTCTCAAGTCACTTGGCGAAGAGTAATTCTTAAAGTCATTTTTGTGTCATACAATATATCAAGAAAAaacacagaaacaaacaaacggCCTTATTTGGAAGTGGACTCAACTCGGgttcatttcaaaaaatttaaaacacctACAATGTTTTGATGCAAATACCCACTTAAGCAAGAATTTGGATCAtctctaattcatttgaaataatAAATGCTCGTCATTAATACCAATAATTGAAAGGCCATAAAAATTTGGACCTCCCAACTTCCATTtgaatttgttcaaaaaaagcaaaaaataaaaaaaataaatccattaGAGTTTGCTTGCTGCATTCAAACTTCAAAGCTAGAAACTTGAAAGAGCGTTGTGTGTATTATGTAATGTAGCGGAATATGTGGCTTGCAAGCAAGTAAAAGTAGTAGAATCTAAAACTCACCCACAAGCTTTCCCAGGAAATTGGAATCCTATTCTCACGCATTTGCATAGAGCGTGTAATAAAATTCTTTAATTCCTTTGAAAAATTACATTAtagctttattttttacttgaatcaaaatattattccttctacaatttttctttcctatatTTCTTAAAACTTGCTAAATCAAACATGATTTGTCGGAAGAGAATAAATATGGGCTTGAATCCATCATGATATATGAGTTATATTCACTCTTATCTTTGTTTACGTTTTATTCTCCAGACACGTGGTTTCCATAATCTTAGAAAATTACCCAAGGCCGCCAGTCCGTCCGTCTATGTTGCCTCCAGCAAAGTTGGAATTGTGTTCCCCAGACGAGATTATTGCGAGTAGGCATTGAATGACCCATTCCCATTCGCTCCGGTAAAACCGTTCAAACTTCAAACACGCTGAACAATTTCAACACGCTCGTATTGTATCACACCGACAAGATTCTCTCCCACGTGGCAAGACACCACCAAATCGGGAACCGTCCAGGTGGGCAGAAACTAGATACTAGAAAAATTTTGCACGAAAAGAAGCTAAAAAGTACTTCGATTTGAATCCTAAGCCTTTTGGGTGGGTGGAGAATTTAAGACCTCAGATTTTTGTCTGGTTAAGGTTGTTCAAACTTCACACACCTTCCAAATCTACCATTTTCCTCACACTTTCCTTGCACACAAAATCTTATATCTTTCTCCTGAACACGTTCCTGTGCCTTTTAAGATTCATTTTCTTCCCTCCAGGAATCTCTGACTACAATTGCTAATCTCCTGTTTTCTTGGACACCCACTAGCACTTTCTTGGTGTTCCTTGGTGGGTATCTCTTATTTCTTGAATTAAACCTTCCAAGATTGAATATCAGGGATAACTGTGATTTGGGTATATTTCTGGAAGGTCGATTTTAAGCTTAGTTTGTGGGTGTTTGAGAGAAAGACTGGGAGAATGGTAGGGGCTCTATCTGTTGTGGCTTCATCGGTGGTGGACTCGCATACTAGCCCATGTTTGTGTTTGGATGCACTGCCTTCAACTAATATGAACTTCAAGAGTGGTGGAGATTTGGTTTTGCATAGGAGTTCAATGGCGAGGAAGCATTTTAGGAAGCCAGGGTCCGTGGAGTTGAGCAGTTCATTCATTAATTCTGGGCGCGAGTTGCGGCTCTCAAGGAAAGCGCTTTCAAGTATCGTTCACCGGAGTTCGAGGAAGCAGCGTAAGGATCGGAGATTCGTGATCGTCAGCGAGCTTGCGGGACAGTATGATGAGAGTTTTGAGGATGTTAAAACGGTGAGAAAATTGGTTCTAGATTTGAATTATTGGATGAACTTTGTGTCTCACACAACTTTTTGCTTATATGATGTGATCAACTATTGCTGTTTTGGTTTCTAGAGTCCATTAGTGAAATATTGCATTCCCTTTGTATTTAATGGTTGAGTATGGGATATCTAATTCAAGAGGTACTTCCATTGATGATTTCTTCAAGATTTTTGAAGAAATTCAACATAGCTATTTGAATGATTAACTTCAGAGAATGCTTTCCGTTTTGGTCCTGTCTGTTGTTTCCTTGTATGCATGTCTTGTCTagaaagcttaagctgatagaaaaataataaataacgGAGATAAGGTTTAAAGTTAagactttcttccaaaagtttaagctggtCATTTAATTAAGTAAGAGATTGTGGCAAGGCACAGAGACACAGAGCCATCTTGATGCGGTAAGAGAATAGTAATGTTGCAGCATTATATGGATGCATTAACAGTTGGACGTTGGTCCTCCAGTTGTTCATCCGAAAATTTAATTGACTAAGTTGATGGGTCTGGACATcgtaaagacaaaaaaattcactttcTAGAACATTTCaatctttcaaaaaaatgttagaatgtaattcattatttttaaagagtCATAGAAGTTCCAACTTGTTGGTAGCTCCATGAGTTAGAACTTGAGCTATGGATCACAATAAGCATGTCATGGTTTTGCAATGAAGCATGTAATGTTGGATCAAAAAAGCCAGAAGCTGTGCAGTGAAGAAATTAGAATTTCTAGATGGAATTATCAATCACCTCAAAGGTTTGATTGAAGTTGCTTTATTTTCCCCTAATATATATACTCCTAAGGATGAGATTTAACAGCAGCTTCTGCTTTATTGTTAACCTGTCCGGATACAATAAGCATTAATATATCACGCACGTCACAATACCAGTGCTTATTTGATATAGCCTTCTATATGAATCTTGCCTTTAACCTTAGTTTCTGATTTCTTAGATCAACCTTTCTTTTTATCCTTTGGTAATCTGCGAATCAACACCTATCAAGCTGAATGTAATCTTTAGTTTGGGAGACTTTTCTTGATTTAAGGATTGGGGCATGATCATTTTTGAAATCTGGTGGTATCTGTATGAGTTCCAAACTATCTGAACTTTGTTttgaatataaattattaatcatAATTGCAACACAAACTTATCATGGAAATGCATAATATGGTAATagatgccattgctaaggatgTCTTTTATTAACTGTTTAAGGAAATAGTGATCATTTTGTATCCCTACTTGAAGAATACAAGTGTTAGCTTTTACTACCCGTTTAAGGACATGTAATTATTTATGCCTTCTGTCAACCGTCATGTTAGTTTTGTCTGTTCATTATAAAAACCGTAACCTGATagataggaatttttttttagtaagtaatTCAATTGAAAGCGCAAAGGAGCACAACCTGATAGGAATATAGCTAACAAAATGTTTGTCTGCAGCAACTTCTCAACTATTTCACATACAAGGCTGTGAGGACTGTTCTTAACCAGCTGTATGAGATGAATCCGACGCAATATAGGTGGTTTTACGAGTAAGTGGGATCTTCAACCTCATTCTATACAATTTTCCTGCTTTTTATCCATTGCTGATGGTTTTAACAAACTGTGGTGACACCTGATGTGCCTTCTAACTGATAGGCTTGAGAAAATTATTGAGCCTTTTGATTTATTATGAACTTGTGGATCAACTAGAATTGGGAGTTATTTTGAATCATCTGAAAGCACCATATGGACGCAGCCATTTTCTTTTGTGAATACATTTTGTAACTTTATAACCAGGGATTGAAAAAATTGCTCTTAGCTGCTCAAGCTGATTAAATTTGCATTAAATCTGTTAAAGAAATCCAAATTGGTTTGCTGTTGAGCTTGATATTGGTTTACGTTACTAGTTGGTCTCTCCAACTAATAAGTCAAGCTTTTGGTTTTGATGCTCTAGCATGGTATTCAAACCTTGTATTGTGAGTGTACATGTGAATGTTGCGTCTcacattgaagaaaaataaacaaagtgAGTAGTTAATTTGTGTAAGTGAACCTTAAGGTTTTAGTTGGAATAGTGTCCAAACATGTATATTAATGTGTTCTTGGTGAACTCCATAGGTGATTCTGTTCCTaacaaattggtatcagagctatagTTCAGCTTCCACTTAAAATAAGTATATTGGTCTTTGACGTGTTTGGTTTGGCTCTGATAAAGAGTATGAATGGCTTTTGGAGCAAAGTTGTGTTTGGTGGCCTGCAATTGGTGCAATTCTTGTATGCGTGACATTCTTGGATTTGTAAACAACTCACACATGAGGAGGAGTTATGTCAATATAGAAGAAACTCACATGTGAAGAGGAGATTTATTATGATTTGTGAGTGCACATGTGAGTtttaagtctcacattgagGAAAATTTAACAAAGTGAGTAGTTAATATGCGTAAGTAGCCCAaacccattagcttaagcttttagattGGAATGGTGTCTAAGCATGTATATTAATGTG from Corylus avellana chromosome ca10, CavTom2PMs-1.0 includes:
- the LOC132164691 gene encoding protein DETOXIFICATION 42, yielding MMAEEDDLYPSRDKRRIPMSIFFKNARLIFKLDELGSEIAQIALPAALALTADPIASLVDTAFIGQIGPVELAAVGVSIALFNQASRIAIFPLVSVTTSFVAEEDAIGSVSPEAQDCEYLETGSTTNSEHKELIPKKGTYENAYKSSVGSFDIVKIENERRHIPSASSALVIGGILGLIQAIFLIFGAKPLLNFMGVGSDSPMLTPAHQYLTLRSLGAPAVLLSLAMQGVFRGFKDTKTPLYATVAGDVTNIILDPIFIFVFRLGVSGAAIAHVISQYLISVILLWRLMAKVDLLPPSIKHLQFGRFLKNGFLLLLRVIAVTFCVTLAASMAARQGSTSMAAFQVCLQIWLATSLLADGLAVAGQAILASAFAKKDYDKAEVAASRVLQLGLVLGLMLAVILGVGLRFGARLFTDDVNVLHLISIGIPFVAATQPINALAFVFDGINFGASDFAYSAYSMIMVAIMSILCLFILSSSHGFIGLWLALTIYMSLRAFAGFWRIGTGTGPWKFLRS
- the LOC132163643 gene encoding chaperonin-like RbcX protein 2, chloroplastic: MVGALSVVASSVVDSHTSPCLCLDALPSTNMNFKSGGDLVLHRSSMARKHFRKPGSVELSSSFINSGRELRLSRKALSSIVHRSSRKQRKDRRFVIVSELAGQYDESFEDVKTQLLNYFTYKAVRTVLNQLYEMNPTQYRWFYDFVATNKPGDGKRFIRSLGKEKHELAERVMVTRLHLYGKWVKKCNHAEIYQEISDENLELMRERLMETVIWPSDDSNTEKIG